GAAAAAGGAGGATGAAAGTTAACCTTTCACCGCTCCTGAAACCATACCTTTTGTAATTTTATCTGCAAGCAAGAAGTAAATCAGAATGACGGGCAAAGCCCCAAGCACGAGGAAAGCGCCGATAGCCCCGTAATTTACCGAGTACTGGCTGACAAAGCTGTTTACTCCGAACGGAAGCGTCTTTAGCTTTTCGGCAGAAATAAACGTTGCCGCCAAAATGTACTCGTTCCAGATATTAATGAAGGTTAGAATACTGACCGTCATCATTGGAGGAACCGAGATCGGCAGGATAATGCTGCGGAAAATCCGGAATATCCCCGCTCCGTCAATGACTGCGGATTCCTCAATCTCGTGCGGTATGGACTTCATAAAACCGCTGAGGATGAACACGGCAATCGGTGTCTGAAAAGCAATGTAAGGAAGTATGATCGAAAGATGCGTGTTCAGAATGCTCAGATTTTTAAAAATAATCATGAGCGGCAGCAGGGTAGCTTGAAGCGGGATCATCATCCCGATCAAAAAGACCAGTAGCACCATTTGCCCATATTTCCAACGGAATCTGCTGATGGCAAAGGATGCAAGCGAACTTAGCAGCAGCACGCCCGCCATGGTGATCGAAGTCACGAAAAAGCTGTTCAACAGATACCGAAAGTAGTTGCCGGAATTCACCGCATCGGTAAAGTTATTCCACTGCGGGGCGGCCGGCAGCGAGAAGAAGCTGCCCGACAGGATCTCCTCATTCGTCTTCAGCGAGTAAATCAAAAGCCACAGCAGCGGATACAGCTGCGTTATAAGCAGAACGGAAAGGAACAGCAGAACAAGTCCCTTGGCAACGGGTATCTTTTTCTTTTTTTCTACAGTCAGCGGTTTGCCCGAAAAGGCCGGAACGGTCCGACTCATGGCTGCAATCCCTCCTTCACGTATATTTGCGCTCCAGCCGGGAGAACAGGAAGTTAATGATGACGGTTGCCGTCAGGCACAGCACGACAAGAAATGCCGCGATGGAGCTTCCGTACCCGTACTTCATGGATAAGAAGGACATGTTGTACATATGGGTGGAAATCACGTCCGTAGCGTGTGCCGGTCCGCCGCCCGTCATGACCATGATCATGTCAAATGCCTGCAGGGACCCGATAAAAGCAAGCACGATCGATATTTTAAAGATCGGAATATTCATCGGAAACGTAATGTGCCAATCGGCCTTCAACCCATCAGCTCCATCGATTTTTGCCGCTTCGATGACATCGGAGGGGATATTTTGAATCCCGGTAAACTGAATGAGCGTATGGTAACCCAGATACTGCCATAAGGCCACAAAATAAAGTGAATACATCGCTACATCCGGGTCTGTCAGCCAAGCCCTTGTCCAATCGTTGAGATGAAGGGCTTCGAGTAACTGATTCAGCATGCCGCCCATGGAAGCGGGATTATAGATCGTTTTCCACAGCTGGCCGATAATGACCACGGACAGGATCACCGGAAGAAAGTAACTAGATACGAGAAAATTCGGTTTTTTGATAAAACGGTTCAGCAGTATGGCGACAAACAGAGCCACCGGAATCTCCAGCATGGAAAAGACGGCAAACATCAGGGTGCGCTTAACGGAAGGCCAGAAAACCGGATCGTCAAACAAAAGCTTTTTGAAGTTGTCCAGACCTATAAAACGGGATTCGCCAATGCCGTTCCAATCGAGCAGTCCGCTATACATCGATACCAGAATCGGGACAAATACAAGACAC
Above is a window of Paenibacillus uliginis N3/975 DNA encoding:
- a CDS encoding carbohydrate ABC transporter permease encodes the protein MSRTVPAFSGKPLTVEKKKKIPVAKGLVLLFLSVLLITQLYPLLWLLIYSLKTNEEILSGSFFSLPAAPQWNNFTDAVNSGNYFRYLLNSFFVTSITMAGVLLLSSLASFAISRFRWKYGQMVLLVFLIGMMIPLQATLLPLMIIFKNLSILNTHLSIILPYIAFQTPIAVFILSGFMKSIPHEIEESAVIDGAGIFRIFRSIILPISVPPMMTVSILTFINIWNEYILAATFISAEKLKTLPFGVNSFVSQYSVNYGAIGAFLVLGALPVILIYFLLADKITKGMVSGAVKG
- a CDS encoding carbohydrate ABC transporter permease — encoded protein: MNVLRVSKWTIAAFVLPCLLLYVCLVFVPILVSMYSGLLDWNGIGESRFIGLDNFKKLLFDDPVFWPSVKRTLMFAVFSMLEIPVALFVAILLNRFIKKPNFLVSSYFLPVILSVVIIGQLWKTIYNPASMGGMLNQLLEALHLNDWTRAWLTDPDVAMYSLYFVALWQYLGYHTLIQFTGIQNIPSDVIEAAKIDGADGLKADWHITFPMNIPIFKISIVLAFIGSLQAFDMIMVMTGGGPAHATDVISTHMYNMSFLSMKYGYGSSIAAFLVVLCLTATVIINFLFSRLERKYT